Proteins from one Belonocnema kinseyi isolate 2016_QV_RU_SX_M_011 chromosome 8, B_treatae_v1, whole genome shotgun sequence genomic window:
- the LOC117178140 gene encoding cytochrome P450 6k1-like — MFIVSSSICVNVFGVFTFTVISVFFYIRYKLSYWKRKGIRSPSTHWLFGNFEDAILGRLSVGNLLGKLHKEAGDEPFIGIYIMHKPFFLIRDPELIKQVFVKDFQFFQNRYFASEKSKDLIGSTGIFSINNPEWKYLRMKLSPAFSSGKQKKLFSLMIESSENMRKFLRGHFNESGEVQNFDTKMVSVRYVIDVISSLAYGVRTNSFGNDEEFFNRSREPFKPSFIGTIFRFANFFFPLLSNFISFFKSGILGNSTNYFRTLFWDVMNQRENSGIKRGDSIDTLLEIKHERDQLDFDIPDDTLLAQPVIFSIAGIESSSITIALTLMELAKNLDLQHKVRKNVQEELEKHGFSYEGIQGMKILYQAISETLRLYPPAPIIDRVALQDYKIPGTNIILEKGTAVYVALNGLHEDTRFYKDPLKYDPDRFSAERNGDIVPCTYIPFGVGPRACIGERVGMLQTAVGLATILQDYEVALSPLYKYGLNPRKIFIQPTDGVKLDFKQVSS, encoded by the exons ATGTTCATCGTAAGTTCGTCGATTTGTGTAAATGTTTTTGGTGTTTTCACATTTACTGTTATATCCGTCTTCTTTTATATCCGATACAAATTAAGTTATTGGAAAAGAAAAGGAATTCGTTCACCATCCACTCACTGGTTATTTGGAAACTTTGAAGATGCAATTCTTGGTCGGTTGTCTGTTGGCAATCTCCTCGGTAAACTCCACAAGGAAGCAGGAGATGAGCCATTTATTGGAATTTACATAATGCATAAACCATTTTTCCTGATTAGAGATCCAGAGCTGATTAAACAAGTTTTCGTGAAGGATTTTCAATTCTTTCAGAATCGTTATTTTGCTTCAGAAAAATCCAAAGACCTTATTGGTAGCACTGGAATCTTTTCTATTAACAATCCTGAAtggaaatatttgagaatgaAGCTTTCGCCAGCTTTTTCTAGTGGAAAACAGAAAAAACTTTTCTCGCTGATGATAGAGTCTTCGGAGAATATGAGAAAGTTTCTTCGCGGACATTTTAACGAAAGTGGAGAAGTGCAAAATTTCGATACTAAAATGGTGTCTGTTAGATACGTCATAGATGTTATATCTTCCCTTGCTTATGGAGTGAGAACCAATTCCTTTGGAAATGATGAAGAATTTTTCAACCGGA GTCGTGAACCTTTTAAACCATCCTTCATAGGGACAATTTTTCGCTTTGCGAACTTTTTTTTCCCGCTTCTCTCAAATttcatcagtttttttaaaagtggTATATTAGGTAATTCTACGAATTATTTTCGCACTTTGTTTTGGGATGTGATGAATCAACGAGAAAATTCAGGAATTAAACGAGGAGATTCCATTGATACTTTATTGGAAATAAAACACGAGAGGGATCAGTTAGATTTCG aTATTCCGGATGATACACTTTTGGCGCAGCCAGTTATTTTCTCTATAGCTGGCATCGAAAGCAGTTCTATAACAATTGCACTAACACTTATGGAATTGGCAAAAAATCTTGATCTTCAACATaaagtaagaaaaaatgttcaagaagaGTTAGAAAAACACGGATTTTCTTATGAAGGCATTCAaggaatgaaaattttatatcaggCCATTTCTGAAACTCTGAGGCTTTATCCCCCTGCGCCAATTATTGACAGGGTTGCATTGCAAGATTATAAA ATTCCTGGAACAAACATCATATTAGAAAAAGGTACGGCCGTTTATGTAGCTCTCAATGGCCTTCATGAAGATACCAGATTTTATAAAGATCCATTAAAATACGATCCCGATAGATTCAGTGCGGAAAGGAATGGTGATATTGTTCCTTGTACTTATATTCCTTTTGGAGTTGGTCCCAGAGCTTGCATAG gAGAGCGAGTTGGAATGCTGCAAACAGCGGTTGGATTGGCAACAATACTACAAGACTATGAAGTTGCTTTAAGCCCTTTGTACAAATATGGATTAAATCcacgaaaaatttttattcaaccgACCGATGGAGTCAAATTAGATTTCAAACAAGTTTCCAGCTAG